A single Elaeis guineensis isolate ETL-2024a chromosome 15, EG11, whole genome shotgun sequence DNA region contains:
- the LOC105057971 gene encoding protein SOB FIVE-LIKE 5 isoform X1 → MMLGWEEEEESSECSSGCQSGWTMYLDQSDEPPTSLPFKVAASIEQEGEEEEEDLSMVSDASSGPPHFPEEDENHYYSHPNTCYNGNGCLFYASTLPTASAAPLANNGGKRRRVEGKEQRESSSPLDDTASSPLFSFPNVCMAFAIAFSSLNILRVFFFFTFGLLTSFQTSFNATSNNVKPSMENVLEFSCGFSATHFKGKSALHKQMGYLHSSAPATPTPARPVCRDESERKIW, encoded by the exons ATGATGCTGGGgtgggaagaggaagaggagagtTCAGAGTGCAGCAGTGGGTGCCAGTCTGGGTGGACCATGTACTTGGACCAGTCCGATGAGCCCCCAACCTCTCTTCCCTTCAAAGTAGCTGCCTCCATTGagcaagagggagaggaggaggaggaggacttATCTATGGTCTCTGATGCATCCTCTGGGCCACCCCATTTCCCTGAAGAAGATGAGAACCACTACTATTCTCACCCCAACACTTGCTATAATGGCAATGGGTGCCTCTTCTATGCCTCCACTCTTCCAACTGCCTCAGCTGCTCCATTGGCTAACAATGGTGGCAAGAGGAGGAGAGTTGAGGGTAAGGAACAGAGAGAGTCTTCCTCTCCCTTGGATGACACTGCCAGCTCCCCTCTCTTCAGCTTCCCTAATGTATGTATGGCCTTTGCTATTGCTTTCTCTTCCCTTAATATATTGAGGGTCTTCTTTTTTTTCACATTTGGATTGTTGACATCTTTTCAGACTAGCTTCAATGCTACCAGCAACAATGTGAAGCCTTCCATGGAGAATGTTTTGGAGTTCTCTTGTGGCTTCTCTGCGACCCATTTTAAG GGGAAGTCTGCATTGCATAAGCAAATGGGTTACCTGCATTCCTCTGCTCCTGCGACGCCGACTCCTGCAAGACCA GTATGCAGGGATGAAAGTGAGAGAAAGATATGGTGA
- the LOC105057971 gene encoding protein SOB FIVE-LIKE 5 isoform X2 — protein MMLGWEEEEESSECSSGCQSGWTMYLDQSDEPPTSLPFKVAASIEQEGEEEEEDLSMVSDASSGPPHFPEEDENHYYSHPNTCYNGNGCLFYASTLPTASAAPLANNGGKRRRVEGKEQRESSSPLDDTASSPLFSFPNTSFNATSNNVKPSMENVLEFSCGFSATHFKGKSALHKQMGYLHSSAPATPTPARPVCRDESERKIW, from the exons ATGATGCTGGGgtgggaagaggaagaggagagtTCAGAGTGCAGCAGTGGGTGCCAGTCTGGGTGGACCATGTACTTGGACCAGTCCGATGAGCCCCCAACCTCTCTTCCCTTCAAAGTAGCTGCCTCCATTGagcaagagggagaggaggaggaggaggacttATCTATGGTCTCTGATGCATCCTCTGGGCCACCCCATTTCCCTGAAGAAGATGAGAACCACTACTATTCTCACCCCAACACTTGCTATAATGGCAATGGGTGCCTCTTCTATGCCTCCACTCTTCCAACTGCCTCAGCTGCTCCATTGGCTAACAATGGTGGCAAGAGGAGGAGAGTTGAGGGTAAGGAACAGAGAGAGTCTTCCTCTCCCTTGGATGACACTGCCAGCTCCCCTCTCTTCAGCTTCCCTAAT ACTAGCTTCAATGCTACCAGCAACAATGTGAAGCCTTCCATGGAGAATGTTTTGGAGTTCTCTTGTGGCTTCTCTGCGACCCATTTTAAG GGGAAGTCTGCATTGCATAAGCAAATGGGTTACCTGCATTCCTCTGCTCCTGCGACGCCGACTCCTGCAAGACCA GTATGCAGGGATGAAAGTGAGAGAAAGATATGGTGA